A genomic segment from Rahnella aceris encodes:
- a CDS encoding oligopeptide/dipeptide ABC transporter ATP-binding protein: MMAEALVELQDVRVRFPASYNWRGKPTSYVHALNGLDLNIIRGETLGIVGESGCGKSTLAQLLMGLQKPSSGEVHRARHDNSWFGSGMQMVFQDPQSSLDPRLPVWRIITEPVFVQKHNSSRERRELAATLAEQVGIRREYLDRLPHEFSGGQRQRISIARALSSEPDIIVLDEPTSALDISVQAQILNLLVELQRQRNLTYVLISHNVSVVRHMSDRVAVMYLGQIVELGTAEKVLSEPQHPYTRLLLDSVPRAGRQLDEGIVDKKGELPSNRNLPMGCYFRERCPLAGDGCQMPQDLVHGAGGVVARCHRVMPERV, from the coding sequence ATGATGGCTGAGGCACTGGTAGAGTTGCAGGATGTGCGCGTGCGGTTCCCCGCCAGTTATAACTGGCGCGGCAAACCCACCAGTTATGTGCACGCGCTGAACGGGCTGGATCTGAATATTATTCGCGGCGAAACGTTAGGCATTGTCGGGGAATCCGGCTGCGGGAAAAGTACGCTGGCGCAGTTGCTGATGGGCTTACAGAAGCCGAGCAGCGGAGAAGTGCACCGCGCACGCCATGACAATTCCTGGTTCGGCTCCGGTATGCAAATGGTGTTTCAGGACCCGCAATCGTCGCTGGATCCGCGTCTGCCGGTCTGGCGGATCATCACCGAACCGGTGTTCGTGCAAAAACACAACAGCAGCCGCGAGCGTCGTGAACTGGCTGCGACGCTGGCAGAGCAGGTGGGGATCCGCAGGGAATACCTCGACCGTCTGCCGCATGAGTTTTCCGGCGGTCAGCGTCAGCGTATTTCTATCGCCCGTGCGCTGTCTTCAGAGCCAGACATCATCGTGCTGGATGAGCCGACCTCGGCGCTGGATATATCAGTGCAGGCGCAAATCCTTAATTTGCTGGTGGAACTGCAACGCCAGCGCAACCTGACTTATGTGCTGATTTCTCACAATGTGTCGGTTGTTCGCCACATGAGTGACCGCGTGGCGGTGATGTATCTCGGGCAAATTGTCGAGCTGGGCACTGCGGAAAAAGTATTGTCCGAACCGCAACATCCTTACACCCGTCTGCTGCTGGATTCGGTTCCGCGCGCCGGTCGTCAGCTTGATGAAGGGATAGTCGATAAGAAAGGTGAATTACCCAGCAACCGTAACCTGCCGATGGGATGTTACTTCCGCGAACGTTGTCCGCTGGCCGGGGATGGTTGTCAGATGCCGCAGGATCTTGTGCATGGGGCGGGCGGCGTGGTGGCGAGGTGTCATCGGGTTATGCCGGAGCGGGTGTAG
- a CDS encoding ABC transporter permease — protein MTFWTLIRQRCWGLILVMAGVCVITFIISHMIPGDPARLLAGDRASNEMVEHIREQLGLNQPLYVQFFRYVSDLLHGDLGTSIRTGRPVLEDLKAFFPATLELAVSALFLAIVLGIPLGVLSAVYRNKFPDHLVRLLSVLGISTPAFWLGLGVIILFYGHLNLLPGGGRLDDWMDPPANITGFYVLDSLLTGNRDAFWNSLQHLAMPALTLAFVHMGIVARQIRSAMLEQLSEDYIRTARANGLSRWRVILSHALPNALIPSVTVLGLAMGDLLYGAVLTETVFAWPGMGAYVVNSIQALDFPAVMGFAVVVSFAYVIVNLCVDLLYVWIDPRIGREG, from the coding sequence ATGACTTTTTGGACTCTGATTCGCCAGCGCTGCTGGGGTCTGATACTGGTGATGGCGGGCGTGTGCGTCATTACTTTTATCATCTCGCATATGATCCCGGGTGATCCGGCGCGGCTGCTGGCGGGCGATCGGGCAAGTAATGAAATGGTCGAACATATCCGTGAGCAACTGGGGCTGAATCAGCCGCTTTACGTGCAGTTTTTCCGTTACGTCAGCGATTTGTTGCACGGCGATTTGGGCACGTCGATCCGTACCGGTCGTCCGGTACTCGAAGACCTGAAAGCGTTCTTCCCGGCGACCCTGGAACTGGCGGTCAGCGCACTGTTTCTGGCGATTGTGCTCGGCATTCCGCTGGGCGTGTTGTCGGCGGTGTACCGCAATAAATTTCCGGATCATCTGGTGCGTCTGCTTTCCGTGCTCGGCATTTCCACGCCTGCGTTCTGGCTGGGACTGGGCGTCATCATCCTGTTCTACGGGCATCTGAACCTGCTGCCGGGCGGCGGAAGGCTGGATGACTGGATGGATCCGCCCGCCAATATCACCGGCTTTTATGTGCTCGATTCCCTGCTGACCGGTAACCGGGACGCCTTCTGGAACAGCCTGCAACATCTGGCGATGCCTGCGCTGACGCTGGCGTTTGTACACATGGGGATCGTGGCGCGGCAAATTCGCTCGGCGATGCTTGAGCAACTGAGTGAAGACTACATTCGGACGGCGCGGGCTAACGGGTTGTCACGCTGGCGGGTGATCCTGAGCCACGCCTTGCCGAACGCGCTGATCCCGTCGGTCACCGTGCTTGGGCTGGCGATGGGCGATTTGTTGTATGGCGCGGTGCTGACCGAAACGGTGTTTGCCTGGCCGGGTATGGGCGCGTACGTGGTGAATTCGATTCAGGCGCTGGATTTCCCGGCGGTGATGGGTTTTGCGGTGGTGGTGTCGTTTGCCTACGTCATCGTCAATTTATGCGTCGATTTACTGTATGTGTGGATCGATCCGCGCATCGGCCGTGAGGGGTGA
- a CDS encoding MurR/RpiR family transcriptional regulator, with protein MQPAQDVIEQIEASFAGQTPTGKRIASYLLANLAQIPFETADSIARSAATSGISVGRYLRSLGYRNLDHFKQTLRLQSGTSYQPWVVTDRLGAYRERSKQPQQEKLQQSLTLELEAINHVYQLAQTDSFAQVSRRLADAEAVFILGIQSVRGIANNFSSYLEYLRPKVYFADGLSGTYVESLNSEFAQPYLVVTDTRAYSKMAQTYCEAACERGLNVALITDIYCPWARDYPVDLLQVKTDTGQFWDSMAPLSCLFNLLCSAVLELRGHDVEQRLANNRILQKQLGQFES; from the coding sequence ATGCAGCCAGCGCAGGATGTGATTGAACAAATCGAAGCCTCGTTTGCCGGGCAGACACCCACGGGCAAACGCATTGCCAGCTATCTGCTGGCAAATCTTGCACAGATCCCGTTTGAAACGGCGGACAGCATTGCGCGCAGCGCGGCGACCAGTGGCATTTCTGTCGGGCGATATCTGCGCAGTCTCGGCTATCGCAATCTCGATCACTTCAAGCAAACGCTGCGCCTGCAAAGCGGCACATCATATCAGCCGTGGGTGGTTACCGACCGTCTGGGCGCTTATCGCGAACGCAGCAAACAGCCGCAGCAGGAAAAGTTGCAACAGTCGCTGACGCTCGAACTCGAAGCCATTAATCACGTGTATCAGCTGGCGCAAACTGACAGTTTTGCACAGGTCAGCCGCCGTCTGGCCGATGCGGAGGCGGTGTTTATTCTCGGTATCCAGTCGGTACGCGGCATTGCCAACAACTTCTCCAGTTATCTCGAGTACTTACGGCCAAAAGTCTATTTCGCCGACGGGCTTTCCGGCACCTATGTCGAATCCCTGAATTCGGAATTCGCGCAGCCTTATCTGGTGGTGACCGACACCCGTGCCTATTCGAAGATGGCGCAAACTTATTGCGAAGCTGCCTGTGAACGCGGCCTGAACGTGGCACTGATCACCGACATTTACTGTCCGTGGGCGCGCGATTATCCGGTGGATTTATTGCAGGTGAAAACCGACACCGGCCAGTTCTGGGACTCGATGGCGCCGCTAAGCTGCCTGTTCAATCTGTTGTGCTCGGCGGTGCTCGAACTGCGCGGTCACGATGTAGAACAGCGCCTGGCGAATAACCGCATCCTGCAAAAACAGCTTGGACAATTTGAATCCTGA
- the ddpX gene encoding D-alanyl-D-alanine dipeptidase, whose amino-acid sequence MNTKTPDVALIDLAEILPDAVIDLKYATADNLTGQPIYRESLCLLHPDAASALVRCNEVAKLAGFTLKIYDAYRPQAAQACLWAAFPNPDYVVDIRLGSHHSRGVAVDLTLLDEQGEAVDMGAGFDEMTEVSHPFYPDLPPHIQRNRLLLNAVMAAGGFKGITSEWWHFELPDAKTYPLLEERFGCYPPVNAA is encoded by the coding sequence ATGAATACGAAAACACCTGATGTTGCCCTGATCGATCTGGCTGAAATTCTGCCCGATGCGGTGATCGACCTGAAATATGCCACCGCCGATAACCTGACCGGTCAGCCGATTTATCGCGAATCCCTCTGCCTGCTGCATCCCGATGCCGCGTCGGCGTTGGTTCGTTGTAACGAAGTCGCGAAACTGGCCGGATTCACGTTGAAAATCTATGACGCTTACCGGCCGCAGGCGGCGCAGGCCTGTTTGTGGGCGGCGTTTCCGAATCCGGATTATGTGGTGGATATCAGACTCGGTTCGCACCATAGCCGCGGTGTGGCGGTGGATCTGACCTTGCTGGATGAGCAGGGTGAGGCGGTGGATATGGGCGCGGGCTTCGATGAAATGACCGAAGTATCGCATCCGTTTTACCCTGATTTACCGCCACATATTCAGCGTAACCGCTTGCTGCTTAACGCCGTGATGGCGGCGGGTGGCTTTAAGGGTATCACCAGCGAGTGGTGGCACTTTGAATTACCGGATGCCAAAACGTATCCGTTGTTGGAAGAGCGGTTCGGCTGCTATCCGCCGGTTAATGCCGCGTAA
- a CDS encoding NAD(P)-dependent oxidoreductase, whose protein sequence is MNNVTRITLIGLGEVGTILATDLKKQNPAPDIVAFDKLTDSAVIRQRARDAGVHFAPSLEDAVKGSQIIFSAVTAAEALNVAGAVARHLAPGQFFLDLNSVSPHTKREAMALIEQAGGNYIDVAVMAPYPPARLKTPLLLGGTHVYAINEWLNETGFNSKVHSNTVGEASAIKMCRSVMIKGLEALTAECLSAARQYGVEQEVLASLHASFPSLGWDGPFPHYLISRIAEHGKRRAEEMREVVKTLEDVGVAPNLSRGTVLAQQGLVDALAAKGIRYSDLEPFDWGRTVDLLRK, encoded by the coding sequence ATGAATAACGTGACCCGCATTACCCTCATCGGCCTCGGCGAAGTGGGCACCATTCTGGCAACGGATCTGAAAAAGCAAAATCCGGCACCGGATATCGTGGCGTTTGATAAGCTGACAGATTCAGCGGTTATCCGGCAGCGCGCCCGTGACGCCGGAGTGCATTTTGCGCCGTCACTGGAAGACGCCGTGAAAGGCAGTCAGATCATTTTCTCCGCTGTGACCGCCGCCGAAGCGTTGAATGTGGCCGGTGCCGTCGCCCGGCATCTCGCACCCGGTCAGTTCTTTCTCGATCTGAATTCAGTTTCGCCGCACACCAAACGCGAAGCGATGGCGCTGATTGAGCAGGCGGGTGGCAATTACATTGATGTCGCCGTCATGGCCCCCTATCCGCCTGCAAGGCTGAAAACCCCGTTACTGCTGGGCGGCACACATGTTTACGCGATCAATGAATGGCTGAATGAAACCGGATTTAACAGCAAAGTTCACAGCAACACCGTCGGAGAAGCCTCCGCCATTAAAATGTGCCGCAGCGTGATGATCAAAGGCCTGGAAGCCCTGACCGCCGAATGCCTGAGTGCCGCGCGCCAGTACGGCGTTGAGCAAGAAGTGCTCGCCTCGTTGCACGCCAGCTTTCCGTCACTGGGCTGGGACGGACCGTTTCCGCACTATCTCATCAGCCGGATTGCGGAACATGGCAAACGCCGCGCCGAGGAAATGCGTGAAGTGGTGAAAACACTGGAAGACGTCGGCGTCGCGCCCAACCTGAGCCGGGGAACCGTACTTGCCCAGCAGGGGCTGGTGGATGCGCTGGCCGCGAAGGGGATCAGGTATTCGGATCTGGAGCCGTTTGACTGGGGGAGGACAGTAGATCTTTTACGAAAATAA
- the ddpC gene encoding D,D-dipeptide ABC transporter permease has protein sequence MSVIEPGVNNHRADIVAPDVKPRFANWRRTFYLLSRSPLTMLGLAIMLIVLFIMIFSPWLVPHDPNAISLTDRLQAPSALHWFGTDEVGRDLFSRVLIGSQQSVAAGLAVVIIAGTTGSLLGCFSGVVGGVVDALIMRCMDIMLSVPSLVLTMALAAALGPSLFNAMLAIAVVRIPFYVRLARGQTLMLRHQAYMQATRTFGASRWHLITWHVLRNVMPPLVVQASLDIGTSILMAATLGFIGLGAQQPTAEWGAMVSNGRNYILDQWWYSAFPGVAILITATGFNLFGDGLRDLLDPKSRGR, from the coding sequence ATGTCTGTGATTGAACCGGGTGTCAATAATCATCGGGCCGACATCGTTGCGCCAGATGTCAAACCGCGCTTTGCCAACTGGCGGCGCACATTCTATTTGCTGAGCCGCAGTCCGCTGACGATGTTAGGGCTGGCGATCATGCTGATTGTGCTTTTCATCATGATCTTTTCGCCGTGGCTGGTGCCGCATGATCCTAACGCCATCAGCCTGACCGACCGCTTGCAGGCACCTTCCGCGCTGCACTGGTTTGGGACTGATGAAGTCGGGCGGGATCTGTTCAGTCGTGTGCTGATAGGTAGCCAGCAATCCGTAGCCGCCGGGCTGGCGGTGGTGATCATCGCGGGCACGACAGGCTCGTTGCTTGGCTGTTTTTCCGGCGTGGTCGGCGGTGTGGTGGATGCGCTGATTATGCGCTGTATGGACATCATGCTGTCGGTGCCGTCGCTGGTATTAACCATGGCGCTGGCCGCCGCGCTCGGGCCGAGTTTGTTTAACGCCATGCTGGCGATTGCGGTGGTGCGCATTCCGTTTTATGTGCGGCTGGCGCGCGGTCAGACGCTGATGCTGCGTCATCAGGCTTATATGCAGGCTACGCGGACGTTCGGCGCGTCACGCTGGCATCTCATTACCTGGCACGTGCTGCGCAATGTGATGCCGCCGCTGGTGGTGCAGGCTTCTCTGGATATCGGTACCTCGATTCTGATGGCGGCAACGTTAGGGTTCATCGGCCTGGGCGCGCAACAACCGACCGCAGAGTGGGGCGCGATGGTCTCCAACGGACGCAATTATATTCTCGATCAATGGTGGTATTCAGCCTTTCCAGGTGTGGCAATTCTGATTACCGCCACCGGTTTTAACCTGTTCGGCGACGGTCTGCGCGACCTGCTGGATCCGAAAAGCAGAGGGCGCTGA
- a CDS encoding ABC transporter ATP-binding protein — protein MTEQSQAPVLEIDNLQLVFPVYGGEVKALNQVSLSVNAGEIVGVVGESGSGKSVTAMMAMRLLPPDGFTVTGGALRMLGTDVIHASEEQMRTLRGARVAMIFQEPMNALNPTRKIGRQMCEVICLHQKLSKAQAWQKAIGLLQDMQIADAEQVMSRYPFELSGGMRQRVLIAMAFSCEPELIIADEPTTALDVTVQRQVLRLLQRKARASGTAVLFITHDMAVVSQLCDRVYVMYAGHVIESGNTTDVIDTPSHPYSIGLLQAAPENGEPRSLLKAIPGTVPNLAKLPQGCAFRGRCNHADDRCIATPALASLPYFPQQSVACWHPQRYAGEIHIQRIEEHS, from the coding sequence ATGACTGAACAATCCCAGGCGCCGGTACTGGAAATCGACAATCTGCAACTGGTCTTTCCGGTTTACGGCGGAGAAGTGAAAGCGCTGAATCAGGTGTCGCTTTCAGTGAACGCTGGCGAAATCGTCGGCGTGGTCGGTGAATCCGGCTCAGGCAAATCGGTCACGGCGATGATGGCGATGCGCCTGCTGCCACCTGACGGTTTTACCGTGACCGGCGGTGCGTTACGCATGCTCGGCACCGACGTGATTCACGCCAGTGAGGAGCAGATGCGCACATTGCGCGGCGCGCGCGTGGCGATGATTTTCCAGGAGCCGATGAACGCCCTGAATCCGACGCGTAAAATTGGCCGTCAGATGTGCGAAGTCATTTGTCTGCACCAAAAACTCAGCAAGGCACAGGCGTGGCAAAAAGCCATCGGCCTGCTGCAGGACATGCAGATTGCCGATGCGGAGCAGGTGATGTCACGTTATCCGTTCGAACTCTCCGGCGGTATGCGTCAGCGTGTGCTGATCGCCATGGCATTTTCCTGCGAGCCGGAGCTGATTATCGCCGATGAACCGACCACGGCGCTGGATGTTACGGTGCAGCGTCAGGTTTTGCGTTTGCTCCAGCGCAAAGCCCGTGCCAGCGGAACCGCCGTGTTATTTATCACTCACGATATGGCCGTGGTGTCCCAGCTTTGCGACCGGGTTTATGTGATGTATGCCGGACATGTGATTGAAAGCGGCAATACGACGGATGTGATCGACACGCCGTCGCATCCGTATTCCATCGGATTATTACAGGCCGCGCCGGAAAACGGCGAGCCGCGCAGCCTGCTGAAAGCCATTCCGGGCACGGTGCCGAATCTGGCCAAACTGCCGCAGGGCTGTGCGTTTCGTGGCCGCTGCAATCATGCCGATGACCGCTGCATCGCGACACCGGCGCTGGCCTCGTTGCCGTATTTTCCGCAGCAATCTGTTGCCTGCTGGCATCCGCAGCGTTATGCCGGCGAAATCCACATTCAACGCATTGAGGAGCATTCCTGA
- a CDS encoding ABC transporter substrate-binding protein yields the protein MSNTAINTFRKNTKTQVAGAIFLALSGLSFATQAAVPKDMLVIGKAADPQTLDPAVTIDNNDWTVTYPAYQRLVQYKTEDGKGSTQVEGDLAASWTASPDQRVWTFKLKPGAKFDDGSDVNADAVKWSFERLMKIGQGPSEAFPKDMTVTVVDPMTVTFTLKTPFAPFLYTLANDGAGIVNPAIAKANPADEGKAWLAGHTAGSGPYKLDRWQKGQQLVLVPNPHYSGAKPAFKRVTVKIIGESATRRLQLSRGDLDIADSLPMDQLAALKKENKVAVEEFPSLRVTYLYLNNGKTPLNQVDLRRAISSAVDYQGMVKGILGGNAKQMRGPIPDGMWGFDPTAKQYTLDLTQAKADLEKVKDKPQTLDFLYSDNDPNWESIALSVQASLGQAGINVKLEKLANATMRDRIGQGDYDISIGNWSPDFADPYMFMNYWFESDKKGLPGNRSFYSNPDVDALLKKAVSVTDQKQRTDYYQQAQKIVIDEAAYVYLFQKNYQVAMNKDVKGFVFNPMLEQVFNVGQMHKQ from the coding sequence ATGAGCAACACAGCAATCAACACGTTCCGCAAAAATACGAAAACACAGGTCGCCGGTGCCATTTTTCTCGCCTTGTCAGGCTTAAGTTTTGCCACGCAGGCCGCCGTGCCGAAAGACATGCTGGTGATTGGTAAAGCAGCCGATCCGCAAACGTTGGATCCTGCGGTGACTATCGACAACAACGACTGGACGGTCACGTATCCGGCGTATCAGCGTCTGGTGCAGTATAAAACCGAAGACGGCAAAGGCTCGACGCAGGTTGAAGGGGATCTGGCGGCAAGCTGGACGGCATCACCGGATCAACGGGTCTGGACCTTCAAACTCAAGCCGGGCGCTAAATTTGATGACGGTTCCGACGTCAATGCCGATGCGGTGAAATGGTCGTTCGAACGACTGATGAAAATCGGTCAGGGGCCGTCGGAAGCCTTCCCGAAAGACATGACGGTGACCGTTGTCGATCCGATGACGGTGACCTTTACGCTCAAAACGCCGTTCGCGCCATTCCTGTACACGCTGGCGAATGACGGCGCGGGTATCGTCAATCCGGCGATTGCCAAAGCCAATCCGGCCGATGAAGGTAAGGCGTGGCTGGCGGGACATACTGCCGGTTCCGGCCCTTATAAACTCGATCGCTGGCAAAAAGGTCAGCAACTGGTGCTGGTGCCCAATCCGCATTACAGCGGCGCAAAACCAGCCTTTAAACGTGTGACCGTGAAAATTATCGGTGAAAGCGCCACCCGCCGCCTGCAACTGTCGCGCGGGGATCTGGACATTGCCGATTCCCTGCCGATGGACCAGCTGGCTGCCCTGAAAAAAGAAAATAAAGTCGCCGTGGAAGAATTCCCGTCGTTGCGCGTGACCTATCTGTATCTCAATAACGGCAAAACGCCGCTGAATCAGGTGGATTTACGCCGCGCAATTTCTTCTGCCGTGGATTATCAGGGCATGGTGAAAGGCATTCTCGGCGGTAACGCCAAACAAATGCGCGGGCCAATTCCTGATGGCATGTGGGGTTTCGACCCGACGGCGAAGCAATACACCTTAGATCTGACGCAGGCCAAAGCTGACCTGGAGAAAGTCAAAGACAAGCCGCAGACGCTGGACTTCCTGTATTCCGATAACGATCCGAACTGGGAATCCATCGCGCTTTCCGTGCAGGCCAGCCTCGGCCAGGCCGGGATTAACGTGAAGCTGGAAAAACTGGCTAACGCCACCATGCGTGACCGCATCGGGCAGGGTGATTACGACATCTCAATTGGTAACTGGAGCCCGGACTTCGCCGACCCGTACATGTTTATGAACTACTGGTTTGAGTCCGACAAAAAAGGCCTGCCCGGTAACCGTTCCTTCTACTCAAATCCTGACGTGGATGCGTTGCTGAAAAAAGCCGTGTCAGTGACCGATCAGAAACAGCGCACCGACTATTACCAGCAGGCGCAGAAAATCGTTATCGACGAAGCGGCATACGTGTATTTGTTCCAGAAAAACTATCAGGTGGCGATGAACAAAGACGTTAAAGGCTTTGTTTTCAACCCGATGCTTGAGCAAGTCTTCAATGTTGGTCAGATGCATAAGCAATAA
- a CDS encoding glycoside hydrolase family 13 protein, with product MANWWKEAVAYQIYPRSFKDSNRDGIGDINGITEKLDYLKDLGIDLIWICPIYQSPNDDNGYDISDYQQIMAEFGTMADFDHLLKQVHLRGMRLIIDLVVNHTSDEHLWFVESGSSLDNPKRDWYIWRDGKQGGEPNNWESIFNGSAWKYSAATGQYFLHLFSERQPDLNWENPGVRSAIYTMMRWWLDKGVDGFRIDAICHMKKEPAFSDMPNPQGLPYVPSFERHLNYDGLLDYVDDMCEQVLSRYDIVTVGEMNGVTAEQGEEWVGEQRGRLNMIFQFEHVKLWQDGQHTKAQSGLDLMGLKDIFTRWQTLLENKGWNALYVENHDLPRVVSGWGDAENYHRESATAIAAMYFLMKGTPFIYQGQELGMTNTHFASLDDFDDVAARKRASEMRRQGMEESDILAILSRTGRDNSRTPMQWDHSIHGGFSSVTPWFPANSNYREINVAQQREDNHSVLNFYRALIRLRRQMPALIEGNYQLLLPSDPHIYAYLRTLENQQILVIGNFSACPQEVDSQQLVLEGAQLLLGNYQEEGALHILRPYETRIYQR from the coding sequence ATGGCAAACTGGTGGAAAGAGGCCGTGGCGTATCAGATCTATCCACGCAGCTTCAAAGACAGCAACCGCGATGGTATTGGCGATATTAACGGCATAACTGAAAAACTCGATTATCTTAAGGATCTGGGGATCGATCTGATCTGGATCTGTCCGATATATCAGTCACCCAACGACGACAACGGCTACGACATCAGCGATTACCAGCAAATCATGGCAGAATTCGGCACGATGGCCGATTTTGACCACCTGCTGAAGCAGGTTCATCTGCGCGGGATGCGGTTGATTATTGATTTGGTTGTTAATCATACTTCTGATGAACATCTCTGGTTTGTGGAGTCGGGTTCCTCCCTCGATAATCCGAAACGCGACTGGTACATCTGGCGCGACGGTAAACAGGGTGGGGAGCCGAATAACTGGGAGAGCATTTTTAACGGGTCCGCCTGGAAATATAGCGCGGCCACCGGGCAGTACTTTTTACATCTGTTTTCTGAAAGGCAGCCGGATCTCAACTGGGAGAACCCCGGCGTGCGCTCGGCCATTTACACCATGATGCGCTGGTGGCTTGATAAAGGCGTGGACGGCTTCCGAATTGATGCTATCTGCCATATGAAAAAAGAGCCAGCATTCAGTGACATGCCTAATCCGCAGGGACTCCCTTATGTGCCTTCGTTCGAACGCCATCTGAATTATGACGGATTGCTCGATTACGTCGATGACATGTGTGAACAGGTACTCAGCCGCTACGACATTGTTACCGTCGGTGAGATGAACGGCGTCACCGCTGAACAGGGCGAAGAATGGGTTGGTGAGCAGCGCGGCAGACTGAACATGATCTTTCAGTTTGAGCACGTAAAGCTGTGGCAGGACGGTCAACACACTAAAGCGCAGTCTGGCCTCGATCTGATGGGCTTAAAAGATATTTTCACGCGCTGGCAGACGCTGCTGGAAAATAAAGGCTGGAATGCGTTATACGTCGAGAACCATGATCTTCCCCGCGTGGTGTCAGGATGGGGCGACGCGGAAAACTATCATCGTGAGAGTGCGACTGCCATTGCGGCTATGTACTTCCTGATGAAAGGAACGCCGTTTATCTATCAGGGACAGGAGCTCGGCATGACCAATACGCATTTCGCCAGCCTGGATGATTTTGACGATGTTGCCGCAAGAAAACGTGCGAGTGAAATGCGCAGACAGGGCATGGAGGAGTCAGACATTCTGGCAATTCTTAGCCGTACCGGGCGCGATAACTCACGTACACCGATGCAGTGGGATCACAGCATTCATGGCGGTTTCAGCTCCGTGACGCCCTGGTTTCCTGCAAACAGCAATTACCGCGAAATCAACGTCGCGCAGCAGCGCGAAGATAACCATTCCGTTCTGAATTTTTATCGTGCGCTGATCCGCCTGCGGCGGCAGATGCCAGCGCTGATTGAGGGGAACTATCAACTCCTGTTGCCTTCCGACCCCCATATTTACGCCTATCTGCGTACGCTGGAAAATCAGCAGATCCTGGTGATCGGTAATTTCAGCGCCTGTCCACAAGAGGTTGATTCACAACAGTTGGTGCTGGAAGGTGCGCAATTGCTACTGGGTAACTATCAGGAGGAGGGAGCGCTGCACATTTTACGGCCCTATGAGACACGGATTTATCAACGTTAA